Sequence from the Phaeodactylum tricornutum CCAP 1055/1 chromosome 4, whole genome shotgun sequence genome:
ATGACAAACAAGGTCAAGATCTTTGCATAGTCGAGACAAAGAGGTTTCAAGGCATGATTGTACCGCGACAAGATCAAGCTGTGCAACCGACGACTCATGATGTGATATTTGGCAGAGGTCGGCGGTATGACAACCATCCCGGTAATGTGCAATTCCATCACATTGTTAAGAATTACATATACCAATATGCGATGGCAGCGAATCGGGCCGAGAAAAATGCTGTTGCGGAGTCCATCGTCAACAACGTTTGTGTGACTGGGCGCTTTCTGAAGTATGACGAATGTTGTGATGGTTGGATTATAGCCGATCCAGATTCTACCTGGAAAAAGGTAAGACAAGCTCTACGATATCGCGGAAAAGGCTTTACAACACAAAGGAGATACGAAATAATAAACTTCACAGCCTCCGATCTTGAGAATCTTCAAACCGTATCGCAAACAAACGcaaaggaaagggaaagtACAAACACGGCCCGTCCCGCAGTCTCACAAAATACAGGCGATGCATACATAAGCGACCTTTTGTCTGACTCCTTTGTTGGCAATTCAGTATACTATTCTTCATCTACTGGGAGGGCATATGGAGAAACAAAAGGGGAAATGGAATTGTGCCAAGGAACCCCTGTGATTGTAGAAGAGCGGGGTGCAACGAGCAGTTTCAGTTGTGACACTGCAGAAGACAAATATACCAATAAGGACAAGTTCTTGAGTGGAGCACCCCCCAATAAGCGTCTGCGTTTCGAGGTTGACGACGATTACCAGCAGTCGTCATGTAAATATAGATGTCCATCATGCAATTGGAATCAAGAACTCTCGAAGGCTTACCCAGGAATCAGCCTCGAGCCTACCCCGACAGTCCGCTGGCAGCAGTCCACTACATTGAATCCTCCTGCAGATATTCTCGATGAAGTTGACTTTCTCGACTTTGACATATCAATGTGGAAAGCgacggaagaagccttgACCGTTGGCGACTCAGAGGGGCTACTTTGCCCAGAGGATGACTCGGACCTGAAGACAGCAACCTCGCATTGGTATCCTTTTACAGCTGTCCATACTGACTTGGCTGACCAATCTCCTTGCGAACATCTTTtgacggacgaagaaattctCCGTGCcattgattgtgattgcGCAGAAAACGTCCAAAATGTTTGGGAGAGTGAGACAGGCTAGCTAGCATTATCGTTGTTACTTCTGATAGGCTCAGCATCTTCCAAGAGCCTTCTGGACCAGCAGTTTGTGACAAATCCGCTGCACCGTTTGATAGTCGAAGAAGCGTCACATATACCGGCCATATTCGGTCCACCCACAAACCTTATGGAGCTATTTATTCACCACCAGCTACCCTATCTTCTAGAACTAGGAAAACTATCCGTAGCTTTGTTAATGTAACTAAAAAGTatgtgacagtgaggcaTTTTGAAAGAGGGAAATTGTTCCCCTCGTTTGACAACATAACCAAGAAAGTGGGTCATTTGTGAGAAAAATTGCAACCGAGAGGCATCATGATCATgtattgatgaacacaaaacgacgacggtgAAGATCAGCATtaaggaaaacgatgaactacgaagattatgaggcTATAATGCACTACAATATTCGTAGGGGCTGTGAGGCTTGAGGCGTGTGTGTGTCAGATGTGAGTTGacttttagcagtaggcgatgGAACTTCTGGTGTGTCGTTGTCTCAACATCATGTTCTCTTCCTTTCATACCTTGCCTTCAATAATTCGCCACAGCTACCATACGTTATTAATGTAAGTGTCATGGTAAACATACTCCTTTGCGTTGAGGGGGTAGATAATCCTGCCAACAATCATCCTACTTATATTTAGTATTTCAACTTAACAACTCTTCTTTACACGACAACCACGAGTCCATATGCCATGCATCACAAAAGTTATTATACCTTTTGCACACGCAGCAGTTCCCGAATGTTGCTAGAGCCGTTGTCATATATTTTTACCGTTTCCACCAGCAAATCGAGCGACTGCGCCGTCATCCGAAAAGTATCGACGCCACCACCGACGCCAAAGTAATATCGCTTACTCGCCACCAGACCAACGCCGGAGTTAGGTTTCAGGTGTCGACTAAACCATTGTGCAGTCTCACGTGCAGTTATCTCTGAATAAAGCGTCTCAGCTGCCAAAATTAAATCGAAATGGCCATCCTTGGGTAGTGGCAGATCCCCTGCATCTGCGTTTGTCAACTGCCGCGACAAGTTCATCCAATCCCCGGCACCGAGGAGAACACTTTCGCCCACGCGCTTAAGGTCGGCATCGGACGCTTTGATGGTTTCATTCGATACTTGCTGAACAATGTTGATGAACATGTTTGAAATAGTCACGTCTTTGAGCACATAGTCGTTGTAGTCAGTAAATATGATTTTAAAAGCCTCATCGTCATTGAAATCTGCTCTGCGGGATGCCCGTAAGCTTTCCCGTAGTAAATAGCACGCCGGCAAACCATGGCCACATCCGAGCTCGATTGCGAATTGGTTCGGATCCAGTCGAATCTCCTGAGTTGCAAGGTAGCGAACTAGGTCGATACTACATTCCCACACTTTCATGCCGCCTTCGTAAACACCCGGCTCTATGTCTGTGTTCTGCCAGGTGTCTATCTGACTCTCAAAGCCTAAGTTGATGCCAGTAGTTTCCCTCTGATCAACGAATGACGACGAATGATGATCTACTCGACGTACAGGTGCCAAACATTTCAAGGTATGCAGCACTTCGTTTGCGACCgtgtcatcatcatcgctCTTATCATTCGATGGCCAAGGAATCTCGTCAAACACAATTTCTTCCTGCGATCGATCCAAAAGAAGCTCTGTGACATTTTTGATCCACACCAAAGGACgacgttcactgtcagtatcTTGGCACAGCTCCGTGGAATGAGACGTGTGGTTTGACTCAGGAAAGGGTGCTCTATCATCTGACGACAAAAAGTCGAACGAAAACCCTCCAGTGGTTCCTTTTGCGGCCCTACTCGCCATCGTCCTTCGCTCTGCTGAGCTGATTTTT
This genomic interval carries:
- a CDS encoding predicted protein, whose product is MASRAAKGTTGGFSFDFLSSDDRAPFPESNHTSHSTELCQDTDSERRPLVWIKNVTELLLDRSQEEIVFDEIPWPSNDKSDDDDTVANEVLHTLKCLAPVRRVDHHSSSFVDQRETTGINLGFESQIDTWQNTDIEPGVYEGGMKVWECSIDLVRYLATQEIRLDPNQFAIELGCGHGLPACYLLRESLRASRRADFNDDEAFKIIFTDYNDYVLKDVTISNMFINIVQQVSNETIKASDADLKRVGESVLLGAGDWMNLSRQLTNADAGDLPLPKDGHFDLILAAETLYSEITARETAQWFSRHLKPNSGVGLVASKRYYFGVGGGVDTFRMTAQSLDLLVETVKIYDNGSSNIRELLRVQKV
- a CDS encoding predicted protein, whose translation is MFRRCPTHDKQGQDLCIVETKRFQGMIVPRQDQAVQPTTHDVIFGRGRRYDNHPGNVQFHHIVKNYIYQYAMAANRAEKNAVAESIVNNVCVTGRFLKYDECCDGWIIADPDSTWKKVRQALRYRGKGFTTQRRYEIINFTASDLENLQTVSQTNAKERESTNTARPAVSQNTGDAYISDLLSDSFVGNSVYYSSSTGRAYGETKGEMELCQGTPVIVEERGATSSFSCDTAEDKYTNKDKFLSGAPPNKRLRFEVDDDYQQSSCKYRCPSCNWNQELSKAYPGISLEPTPTVRWQQSTTLNPPADILDEVDFLDFDISMWKATEEALTVGDSEGLLCPEDDSDLKTATSHWYPFTAVHTDLADQSPCEHLLTDEEILRAIDCDCAENVQNVWESETG